The Atribacter laminatus genome contains the following window.
CCGCGAGCATGATATAGCGGATAAAGACGATACTGGTATGGGATACCAGAGCATCATAGGATCGAACCTGAAATTCCCGAGTGAGTTTCAAGACCGATTTCACCATCTTGAAGAAAACCTCGATATCCCAGCGTTTCCCATAGAGGGTGACGATCTCGTCTTCAGAAAGAGACAGATCAGTTGAAAGCAGTGCCAACCATTGAGATTTTTGTTTTTCACTTCGGACAAAGACAATCCGAGCTAAAAGTGGTTTCCCAGTGAGATTGAGATTCACGACACCCGATCCAATGATATTGCCGTGTGGTCTTTTCTGAATTCTGGTGAAAAGAGAGGAAAGAGAAAGAACTTTTCCACCAAAAGAATAGTAAATTTTTGGGGTGTTTTTGAGCATGCACACCACTGATAATCCGCGAAGAGCACATTTGCGGATGAGGGCTGGAAAACTGAACCAACTATCAAAAAGAATAGTTGAGACCAAAGGACAGTGTTTCAAGGCTCCATCCAGGAGGTTGAAGAAGACATCTGGAGCTTTTTCTTGGGATTCTTTCCGAAGACGAGCTCTTTTGTTTCGTCCATCAACGGAGGCATCCATGGGACAGAGCTGGTTTTCTTTGCGGTGAGAACTTAACAATGAAAAAGCAAAGGGAATGAAGGTAGCACCATCGGTGAGTCCTAAAGTGAGCATTCTGAAACCCCGACTGAACCGTCCTTGGGCGTGATCATAGAATCGAGAGAGCCCTTCAACTTTCAAGCTCCGAGGCCGTTCATAGGGGGAATCATCCACCACCCAGGTGTAGCGTTTCAAACTGGTAAAAGGAAGGAGCGCTTCAGAGACTACTTTGGTACTCAAAAGAAAGAGCAATTTTCGCCAGCTCCCACTGGTCTTGTGGAGGAAACGGTAAAGAGTGTCTTTCTTTCCTTGGAAAAGGGGATGTCGAGATTGGAGAAGACCAGCAACGTTTTTCTGAGTAAAGACTAGGAGAAAGATCATCTGAAAGACGTC
Protein-coding sequences here:
- a CDS encoding IS4 family transposase, which produces MKTPLLSGRIDLRKKTNHHKERGVFMTILPENLKNERTLLPMFSSFMKEFKVNQLFRKCHMNKKKGFPVKDVFQMIFLLVFTQKNVAGLLQSRHPLFQGKKDTLYRFLHKTSGSWRKLLFLLSTKVVSEALLPFTSLKRYTWVVDDSPYERPRSLKVEGLSRFYDHAQGRFSRGFRMLTLGLTDGATFIPFAFSLLSSHRKENQLCPMDASVDGRNKRARLRKESQEKAPDVFFNLLDGALKHCPLVSTILFDSWFSFPALIRKCALRGLSVVCMLKNTPKIYYSFGGKVLSLSSLFTRIQKRPHGNIIGSGVVNLNLTGKPLLARIVFVRSEKQKSQWLALLSTDLSLSEDEIVTLYGKRWDIEVFFKMVKSVLKLTREFQVRSYDALVSHTSIVFIRYIMLAVIARRNTDPRTFGELFYACYDEIQDITLMEALTLLLELLKTTIKQILVLSEEKVKELLIYFVNSLPAWLREKVLLLNCES